In one window of Comamonas testosteroni DNA:
- a CDS encoding AraC family transcriptional regulator, with product MSSLHDPEPLRAGKATAYVETLTPHLYIPTAQRPVRAKCRWLEADTQVKPHRHPWGQLAISTTGTIRLTVAQGTYIVPPSRALWVPPGMEHAVTMVESADLRTLYFFQTHGRCGPDVSPEQEAAWRQCRVLNASDLLRAVVRELPTLPDDSLQRSEQDRAREHHLSQLLLDELRRASAVQLGVNLPQDKRLRLLCEAVLADPTRNETLEDWARDTGASPRTVARLFRQQLECSFTQWRQQVVLAHAVSLAARNWPIQRIAAELDYSPSAFSAMVRRTVGMPPAQFFGMHTKVMATGD from the coding sequence ATGTCCAGCCTCCACGACCCCGAGCCCCTGCGTGCAGGCAAGGCCACCGCCTATGTGGAGACGCTGACACCCCATCTCTACATACCCACGGCACAGCGTCCGGTGCGCGCCAAATGTCGCTGGCTGGAGGCCGACACCCAGGTCAAGCCGCACCGTCATCCCTGGGGGCAACTGGCCATCTCCACCACGGGCACCATACGCCTGACGGTAGCGCAGGGCACCTATATCGTGCCGCCGTCCCGCGCACTGTGGGTGCCGCCCGGCATGGAGCATGCGGTGACCATGGTGGAAAGCGCCGATCTGCGCACGCTGTACTTCTTTCAGACCCATGGGCGTTGCGGCCCCGATGTCAGTCCCGAGCAAGAGGCGGCCTGGCGCCAATGCCGGGTGCTCAATGCGTCGGATCTGCTGCGCGCCGTGGTGCGCGAGCTGCCCACGCTGCCCGATGACAGCCTGCAGCGGTCCGAGCAGGACAGGGCGCGCGAGCACCATTTGAGCCAGCTGCTGCTCGACGAGCTGCGCCGTGCCAGCGCCGTGCAACTGGGCGTGAACCTGCCCCAGGACAAGCGCTTGCGCCTGCTGTGCGAGGCCGTGCTGGCCGACCCGACGCGCAACGAGACACTGGAGGACTGGGCGCGCGATACCGGGGCCAGTCCGCGCACCGTGGCGCGGTTGTTTCGCCAGCAGCTGGAATGCAGTTTTACCCAGTGGCGCCAGCAGGTGGTGCTGGCCCATGCCGTCAGCTTGGCAGCGCGCAACTGGCCGATTCAGCGCATTGCGGCCGAGCTGGACTACAGTCCCAGCGCCTTCAGCGCCATGGTGCGCCGCACGGTGGGCATGCCGCCTGCGCAGTTCTTCGGCATGCACACCAAAGTCATGGCTACCGGCGATTGA
- a CDS encoding class I SAM-dependent methyltransferase, whose protein sequence is MTKKWLASTWPLPALLVWLLAWGIFAALARLLPWWLALLVAGSLSTAASLCGPNWWRRLIIAAGFPLSFLVLSASQLPAWGWLLPLGLLLLIYPLNAWRDAPVFPTPFNALKGLAEVVQLPGQALVLDAGCGMGDGLRALRSALPQARLHGLEWSWPLAIACALRCPWARVRRGDIWLADWSGYQLVYLFQRPESMGRAAVKAATEMQPGSWLVSLDFQLPGVEATACLQGNSRHKVWIYAMPLDGAQRG, encoded by the coding sequence ATGACAAAAAAATGGCTTGCCTCGACCTGGCCTCTGCCTGCATTGCTCGTCTGGTTGCTCGCCTGGGGGATCTTTGCGGCTCTGGCGCGCCTGCTGCCCTGGTGGCTGGCCCTGCTGGTCGCCGGCAGCCTCAGCACGGCGGCCAGTCTCTGCGGGCCCAACTGGTGGCGCAGGCTCATCATTGCGGCCGGGTTTCCGCTGTCGTTTCTGGTGCTCAGCGCCAGCCAGTTGCCCGCCTGGGGCTGGCTGCTGCCTCTGGGCTTGCTGCTGCTGATCTACCCGCTCAATGCCTGGCGTGATGCGCCGGTCTTTCCAACGCCGTTCAATGCGCTCAAAGGGCTGGCAGAGGTCGTGCAGTTGCCGGGGCAGGCACTGGTGCTGGACGCCGGCTGCGGCATGGGCGACGGCCTGCGCGCGCTGCGCAGCGCGCTGCCGCAGGCCCGCCTCCATGGTCTGGAATGGAGCTGGCCACTGGCGATTGCATGCGCCCTGCGCTGCCCCTGGGCACGCGTGCGGCGTGGCGATATCTGGCTGGCCGACTGGAGCGGCTATCAGTTGGTCTATCTGTTCCAGCGGCCCGAAAGCATGGGCCGCGCCGCTGTCAAGGCGGCCACCGAGATGCAGCCCGGCAGCTGGCTGGTGAGCCTGGATTTCCAACTGCCCGGCGTGGAAGCGACGGCATGCCTGCAAGGCAACAGCCGCCACAAGGTATGGATCTACGCCATGCCGCTGGATGGCGCGCAGCGCGGCTGA
- a CDS encoding sulfite oxidase: MQQPPSLPRRRLLAGSASALAAAGLASFQSQAMAQVAAPAAKPLPGYAGFKNADAVIVHSSTTIETKRSAFGTGVVTPTSQLYVRNNLPTPPEAIVADRDAWVVQIDGVKEPRKLSVRELKTMGLETVTMVLQCSGNGRAFFPSKPSGTQWTVGAAGCVVWSGVPVRDVVKALGGLAEGMIYMTGTGGEVLPAGLDPKSVLVERSVPLSAMVVDALLAWEMNGEPVPLAHGGPLRLILPGYTGVNNIKYIKQLAFTDKESDAHIMSHGYRISPPGSKGDPSQPSVQEMSVKSWINSPIPEDGNQAPGLVQIQGVAFGGTNAVKGVEVSIDGGKSWEQARLVGPDMGKYAWRQFVLQAQLPKGTYQLASRATDVKGNVQPETRGENQSGYNNTSWADHAVTVTVA; encoded by the coding sequence ATGCAACAACCCCCATCCCTGCCACGTCGTCGCCTGCTCGCCGGTAGCGCCAGTGCGCTGGCTGCGGCCGGTCTGGCCAGCTTCCAGAGCCAGGCTATGGCACAGGTGGCTGCGCCCGCCGCCAAGCCTCTGCCAGGCTACGCCGGCTTCAAGAATGCCGATGCCGTGATCGTGCACAGCTCCACCACCATCGAGACCAAGCGCAGCGCGTTTGGCACCGGCGTGGTCACGCCCACCAGCCAGCTTTATGTGCGCAACAACCTGCCGACGCCGCCGGAGGCCATCGTGGCCGACCGCGATGCATGGGTGGTGCAGATCGATGGTGTGAAAGAGCCCAGAAAGCTGAGCGTGCGTGAACTCAAGACCATGGGTCTGGAGACCGTGACCATGGTGCTGCAATGCTCTGGCAACGGCCGCGCCTTCTTCCCCTCCAAGCCCAGCGGTACGCAATGGACGGTGGGTGCTGCTGGTTGCGTGGTCTGGAGCGGCGTTCCCGTGCGTGATGTCGTCAAGGCCCTGGGCGGCCTGGCCGAGGGCATGATCTACATGACGGGAACGGGCGGAGAGGTGCTGCCCGCAGGCCTCGATCCCAAGAGCGTGCTGGTGGAGCGCTCCGTGCCCCTGTCGGCCATGGTGGTGGACGCACTGCTGGCCTGGGAGATGAACGGCGAGCCCGTGCCTCTGGCCCATGGCGGCCCGCTGCGTCTGATCCTGCCCGGCTACACCGGCGTGAACAACATCAAGTACATCAAGCAGCTGGCCTTTACCGACAAGGAAAGCGACGCGCACATCATGTCCCACGGCTACCGCATCTCGCCTCCGGGCAGCAAGGGCGATCCCAGCCAGCCTTCGGTGCAGGAGATGAGCGTCAAGTCCTGGATCAACAGCCCCATCCCCGAAGACGGCAACCAGGCTCCTGGCCTGGTGCAGATTCAGGGCGTGGCCTTCGGCGGGACGAACGCCGTCAAGGGGGTGGAGGTATCCATCGACGGCGGCAAGAGCTGGGAGCAGGCTCGTCTGGTCGGCCCCGACATGGGCAAGTACGCCTGGCGCCAGTTCGTGCTCCAGGCCCAGCTGCCCAAGGGCACTTACCAGCTGGCCAGCCGCGCCACCGACGTCAAGGGCAATGTGCAGCCCGAGACGCGCGGTGAAAACCAGAGCGGCTACAACAACACCAGCTGGGCCGACCACGCCGTGACGGTCACCGTGGCCTGA
- a CDS encoding c-type cytochrome: MMKTNHTLAALLLTAFAGTAAHADQAAQMARGKELFTTAAVPACAVCHTLKDAGTEGAIGPVLDELQPDAARVARALKDGIGSMPSFKATMSEADIAAVALYVSKASGAAK; the protein is encoded by the coding sequence ATGATGAAGACAAACCACACCCTCGCCGCCCTGTTGTTGACCGCCTTTGCGGGCACTGCCGCCCATGCCGATCAGGCTGCCCAGATGGCGCGCGGCAAAGAGCTGTTCACCACTGCAGCAGTCCCTGCCTGCGCGGTGTGTCATACCCTCAAGGACGCCGGTACCGAAGGGGCCATAGGCCCGGTGCTGGACGAGTTGCAGCCCGATGCGGCCCGCGTGGCGCGCGCTTTGAAGGACGGCATCGGCTCCATGCCCTCCTTCAAGGCCACAATGAGCGAAGCCGATATCGCTGCCGTTGCTCTGTACGTGAGCAAGGCCAGCGGCGCAGCCAAATAA
- a CDS encoding RNA polymerase sigma factor — translation MIFSAESRYNQWVREHYRFLLRSAWALTGSRATAEDVVQDCFTSAWRFRHQLRDQSMARAWLFQIMRRHAFRHFDPVQSQTEPLDEAGEQGVNLHDALDVQLDVVKALSRIAPIHREVLVLYYFDDMPTAQMAEALDIAPGTVLSRLARAREALKTALQEPARRPAGATTESSAAAGVIPLRKRAP, via the coding sequence ATGATCTTCTCCGCCGAGTCGCGCTACAACCAGTGGGTGCGCGAGCATTACCGCTTTTTGCTGCGCAGCGCCTGGGCGCTGACGGGCTCGCGTGCCACGGCCGAGGATGTGGTGCAGGATTGCTTCACCAGCGCCTGGCGCTTTCGCCACCAGCTGCGCGACCAGAGCATGGCCAGGGCCTGGCTGTTCCAGATCATGCGCCGTCATGCCTTCAGGCACTTCGATCCTGTGCAATCGCAGACCGAGCCTCTGGATGAAGCCGGCGAGCAGGGCGTAAATCTCCACGATGCGCTCGATGTGCAGCTGGATGTGGTCAAGGCGCTGAGCCGCATTGCCCCGATCCATCGTGAAGTGCTGGTGCTTTACTACTTTGACGACATGCCCACGGCCCAGATGGCCGAGGCGCTGGATATTGCACCGGGCACCGTGCTCTCTCGCCTGGCGCGGGCCCGTGAGGCGCTCAAGACGGCACTGCAGGAGCCTGCGCGTCGTCCCGCAGGGGCCACCACCGAATCTTCCGCAGCTGCCGGCGTGATACCGCTGAGAAAGCGCGCACCATGA